A genomic segment from Nodularia sphaerocarpa UHCC 0038 encodes:
- a CDS encoding sensor histidine kinase, which translates to MTITANSQLPNLFSQNLDYSTHKTDGSWPNLGSELVYTQDGAGRYLTFYWQHSELLGLNPKQIVNQCNEDEIFVPVDNGAYLERLHQILNTLVPEKFQCWFSYRQELFELELVISPIMPQLGTVATTVLVMGRLLQSIPNKQEVKAKPQELTQVELALSLLRHAGRTQQYQKLVNKITRNIRRTLDLDIIWQKTVDSLGKALRLERCIICPYQPSSSRVSVIAEYHQPDRSSMLGLEIDVTSEPAFAQALATLEPIVMEVSGYNLFHQHKILVVATCYQDQANGLIAISLRDELDELTDAELELAKEFADQLGTAIAHATLYKELEAARQKAEAASRLKSEFLANVSHEIRTPLNGMIGFLKLILEGMADDPEEQHQFITEAHHLSIHLLNIINDILDIAKIEAGKMELVCSPVKLNELFEDVENFLRPQAESRNLSFRMDRLPTCDEIIVQGNYQRLLQVMLNLANNAIKFTHEGGITVSADLVLKKAKFKAQEFPGMVRVRVADTGIGVSLDKQDKLFQLFSQVDGSRTRQYGGTGLGLAISQKLIEAMGGEVHFYSLGEGLGSTVTFTVPLYQQPVLVSSDDND; encoded by the coding sequence ATGACTATTACTGCTAATTCCCAATTGCCGAACTTATTTTCCCAAAATCTGGACTACTCAACCCATAAAACCGATGGCTCCTGGCCAAATCTCGGTTCCGAGTTGGTGTACACGCAAGATGGGGCGGGACGCTACCTGACATTTTATTGGCAGCATAGCGAACTGTTAGGGTTAAACCCCAAGCAAATAGTTAATCAGTGTAATGAGGATGAAATTTTTGTCCCTGTAGACAATGGTGCTTATTTAGAACGGTTGCACCAGATTTTAAATACTTTGGTGCCGGAAAAGTTTCAATGCTGGTTTAGCTACCGCCAAGAATTGTTTGAGTTGGAGTTGGTAATTTCCCCAATAATGCCGCAATTAGGAACCGTTGCCACTACAGTTTTAGTAATGGGACGCTTATTGCAATCTATACCCAACAAACAAGAAGTTAAGGCCAAACCACAAGAACTTACACAGGTAGAATTGGCTTTAAGTTTACTGCGTCATGCCGGACGAACCCAGCAATACCAGAAACTGGTAAATAAAATTACCAGAAATATTCGGCGTACCTTGGATTTAGATATTATTTGGCAAAAAACAGTTGACAGTTTGGGGAAAGCGCTACGGCTAGAGCGCTGCATTATCTGTCCTTACCAGCCCTCTAGTTCTAGAGTCAGTGTAATAGCAGAGTATCATCAGCCAGACCGTAGTTCGATGCTTGGCTTAGAAATAGATGTAACTTCTGAGCCAGCCTTTGCTCAGGCTTTGGCAACCCTAGAACCGATAGTCATGGAGGTTTCGGGGTATAATCTGTTTCACCAGCACAAAATTTTAGTGGTAGCTACTTGCTATCAAGACCAAGCCAATGGACTGATTGCCATCAGTCTCAGGGATGAATTGGACGAGTTGACAGATGCAGAACTAGAATTAGCAAAAGAGTTTGCTGATCAGTTGGGTACAGCGATCGCTCATGCTACTTTATATAAAGAATTAGAAGCCGCGCGGCAAAAAGCCGAAGCCGCCTCCCGCCTCAAAAGCGAATTTCTGGCTAATGTCTCCCATGAAATTCGCACTCCCCTCAACGGCATGATCGGATTTTTGAAGCTGATTTTAGAAGGGATGGCAGATGATCCTGAAGAACAACATCAGTTCATCACAGAAGCCCATCATCTATCAATCCATCTGCTGAATATTATTAACGATATCTTAGATATAGCCAAAATCGAAGCCGGCAAAATGGAGCTTGTTTGCTCTCCAGTCAAGCTGAATGAGCTATTTGAAGATGTAGAAAATTTTCTGCGTCCCCAAGCCGAGTCTAGAAACCTCAGCTTTCGCATGGATAGGCTTCCCACCTGCGATGAAATTATTGTCCAAGGAAATTACCAACGACTGCTACAAGTCATGCTCAACTTGGCGAACAATGCCATCAAATTCACCCACGAAGGCGGTATCACCGTCAGCGCTGATTTAGTCTTGAAGAAGGCGAAATTTAAAGCTCAGGAATTTCCAGGAATGGTGAGGGTAAGAGTAGCCGATACAGGTATCGGTGTTTCCCTGGACAAACAAGATAAACTATTTCAATTATTCTCTCAGGTGGATGGTTCTCGGACTCGGCAGTATGGCGGTACAGGTTTGGGACTGGCGATATCCCAGAAGCTGATAGAAGCTATGGGTGGTGAAGTACATTTTTACAGTCTCGGCGAAGGACTTGGTTCCACAGTCACTTTCACAGTACCTCTGTATCAGCAACCAGTCTTAGTTTCTTCTGATGATAACGATTGA
- a CDS encoding glycoside hydrolase, which translates to MSHPLHIAFIWHQHQPLYKSPNRGVSVSTSQHYQLPWVRLHGTKDYLDLILILEKYPKLHQTVNLVPSLILQLEDYIAGTAFDPYLTASLTPDAQITQAQREFIIQHFFDANHHTLIDPHPRYGELYSQRQEKGQAWCLANWQLPDYSDLLAWHNLAWIDPLFWDDPEIAAWLKQGRNFTLSDRQRIYSKQREILSRIIPQHRKMQATGQLEVTTTPYTHPILPLLADTNSGQVAVPSMTLPHHRFQWVEDIPRHLRKAWELYTERFGQEPRGLWPSEQSVSPEILPYIVKQGFKWICSDEAVLGWSLKQFFHRDGAGNVEEAELLYKPYRLETPAGDVDIVFRDHRLSDLIGFTYSSMPPKEAAADLVGHLQAIAKMQRESDSEQPWLVTIALDGENCWEYYPQDGKPFLEALYHNLSNEPHLKLVTVSEFLEQFPATATIPGEQLHSGSWVDGSFTTWIGDPAKNRAWDYLTHARETLAKHPEATEESNPAAWESLYAAEGSDWFWWFGEGHSSNQDAIFDQLFREHLLGIYQALNEPAPSYLREPLEVHESRANHKPEGFIHPVIDGKGDEQDWDKGGRIEIGGARGTMHNSSLIQRLWYGVDHLNFYVRVDFKNGVVPGKDLPQELNLLWFYPDRTMHNSPIPIADLPDIAPLNYHYHHHLEINLLTQSIQFQEAGEHYQWHPRVSRAQVALDTCLEIAVPWADLQISPDYPLRLVLVLADEAGFRDYVPENGLIPIEVP; encoded by the coding sequence ATGTCTCATCCATTACATATCGCTTTTATCTGGCATCAACACCAGCCTCTGTACAAGTCCCCTAACAGAGGCGTTTCAGTTTCTACCAGTCAGCATTACCAATTGCCTTGGGTACGATTGCATGGAACCAAGGATTATTTAGATTTAATATTAATTCTGGAAAAGTATCCGAAGTTACACCAGACAGTAAATTTAGTCCCATCCCTCATATTACAACTGGAAGATTATATTGCAGGCACGGCTTTTGACCCGTATCTCACGGCTAGTTTGACACCAGATGCCCAAATAACTCAGGCACAACGAGAGTTTATTATCCAACACTTTTTTGATGCCAATCACCATACTTTAATTGACCCCCATCCCCGCTATGGCGAGTTATATTCCCAAAGACAGGAAAAAGGTCAAGCTTGGTGTTTGGCTAATTGGCAATTGCCAGATTACAGCGATTTGCTGGCTTGGCACAATTTGGCCTGGATTGATCCTTTATTTTGGGATGACCCGGAAATTGCTGCTTGGTTAAAGCAAGGTCGTAATTTTACTTTAAGCGATCGCCAGCGCATATATTCCAAACAGCGCGAAATTCTGAGTCGCATCATTCCCCAACACCGGAAAATGCAAGCCACAGGGCAGCTAGAAGTCACCACAACGCCCTACACTCACCCAATTTTGCCCTTACTAGCTGATACCAACTCTGGGCAAGTAGCAGTGCCTTCTATGACACTACCTCACCATCGGTTTCAGTGGGTCGAAGACATTCCTCGCCACTTGCGTAAAGCTTGGGAATTATATACAGAGCGTTTTGGGCAAGAACCACGGGGTTTATGGCCTTCAGAACAATCAGTCAGCCCGGAAATTCTGCCCTATATTGTTAAACAAGGCTTTAAGTGGATTTGCTCAGATGAAGCGGTTTTGGGGTGGTCGTTGAAACAATTCTTTCACCGAGATGGGGCAGGTAACGTCGAGGAAGCAGAATTATTATACAAACCCTATCGCTTAGAAACTCCAGCCGGTGATGTAGACATTGTATTTCGTGACCACAGATTATCAGATTTAATTGGCTTTACCTACAGTTCAATGCCACCCAAAGAAGCAGCAGCTGACTTGGTGGGACATCTACAGGCGATCGCTAAAATGCAAAGAGAAAGCGACAGCGAACAACCGTGGCTAGTCACCATTGCCTTAGACGGGGAAAACTGCTGGGAATATTATCCCCAAGACGGCAAACCCTTTTTAGAAGCATTATATCACAATTTAAGCAACGAACCCCATCTCAAACTCGTCACAGTCTCAGAATTTCTCGAACAATTTCCCGCCACTGCAACCATTCCCGGAGAACAGCTACATAGTGGTTCTTGGGTAGATGGTAGCTTCACCACCTGGATAGGAGACCCCGCCAAAAATCGCGCCTGGGACTACCTCACCCACGCCAGGGAAACACTAGCAAAACATCCAGAAGCCACCGAAGAAAGCAACCCAGCCGCATGGGAATCCTTATACGCCGCCGAAGGTTCCGATTGGTTCTGGTGGTTTGGTGAAGGACATTCTTCCAATCAGGATGCCATTTTCGACCAATTATTTCGCGAACACCTGTTAGGAATTTACCAAGCCTTAAATGAACCCGCACCATCTTATCTCAGGGAACCATTAGAAGTTCATGAATCAAGAGCTAACCATAAGCCAGAAGGCTTTATTCATCCCGTCATTGATGGTAAGGGTGATGAACAGGACTGGGACAAAGGCGGACGCATAGAAATTGGCGGCGCGAGGGGAACCATGCACAACAGCAGCCTGATTCAGCGACTTTGGTATGGAGTAGACCACCTGAATTTCTATGTGCGGGTAGACTTTAAAAATGGTGTTGTTCCAGGAAAGGATTTACCCCAAGAGTTAAATTTATTGTGGTTCTATCCTGATAGAACAATGCACAATAGCCCCATTCCCATCGCAGATTTGCCAGATATTGCGCCACTTAATTACCATTACCACCACCATCTAGAAATTAACTTACTCACGCAATCAATCCAGTTTCAGGAAGCTGGAGAACATTATCAATGGCATCCCCGTGTTAGCCGCGCCCAGGTTGCTTTAGATACTTGTTTAGAAATTGCAGTCCCGTGGGCTGATTTGCAAATTTCGCCAGATTATCCCCTGCGTCTGGTTTTAGTTCTCGCCGATGAAGCAGGTTTTCGTGACTATGTGCCAGAAAACGGTTTAATTCCCATTGAAGTTCCTTAA
- a CDS encoding glycosyltransferase family 4 protein, with product MKILVLSWEFPPRLVGGISRHVAELYPELVKLGHEIHLITSEFGQASMFEVVEGIKVHRLPVSHSNDFFHWIVNLNQSMGHHAGKLILEEGPFDLIHAHDWLVGDAAIALKHNFKIPLIATIHATEHGRHNGIHTEVQRYIHHKEYLLAYNAWRIIVCTDYMRREIEQTLQSPGNKIDIIYNGIRPEKKQHDEGFHAQDFRRQYAADHEKIVYYVGRMTYEKGVSVLLNAAPQVLNSMAGDVKFVIIGGGNTEQLQHQAWALGISHKCYFTGFLSDTYLDKFQTIADCAVFPSLYEPFGIVALESFASRVPVVVSDTGGFPEVVQHTKTGIVTQVNNPHSLAWGILEVLQHPGYRQWLIDNAYRDLAQRFNWTKLAQQTETVYQRVVQERSQTLWDEN from the coding sequence ATGAAGATATTGGTGCTGAGTTGGGAGTTTCCGCCGAGGTTAGTTGGGGGAATTTCCCGTCATGTGGCGGAGTTATACCCGGAACTGGTGAAGCTAGGACATGAAATTCATCTGATTACCTCAGAATTTGGTCAGGCTTCGATGTTTGAGGTAGTTGAAGGCATAAAAGTGCATCGGCTACCAGTGTCACATAGTAACGACTTTTTTCACTGGATAGTCAATCTGAACCAGAGTATGGGACACCATGCTGGGAAGTTGATTCTGGAGGAAGGCCCCTTTGATTTAATTCATGCTCATGATTGGTTAGTAGGAGATGCAGCGATCGCCTTAAAGCATAACTTTAAAATCCCCCTCATTGCTACCATCCACGCCACTGAACACGGGCGACACAACGGTATTCATACGGAAGTTCAACGCTATATTCATCATAAAGAATATTTACTCGCCTATAACGCTTGGCGAATAATCGTCTGTACAGACTATATGCGGCGGGAGATAGAACAAACGCTACAAAGTCCTGGTAACAAAATAGATATTATTTATAACGGTATTCGCCCAGAAAAAAAACAGCACGACGAAGGCTTTCATGCTCAAGATTTTCGCCGCCAATATGCCGCAGACCATGAAAAAATTGTTTATTATGTCGGTCGCATGACTTATGAGAAAGGCGTATCTGTATTACTGAATGCTGCGCCTCAAGTGCTGAACTCAATGGCAGGCGATGTAAAATTTGTGATTATTGGTGGTGGAAACACTGAGCAACTCCAGCATCAAGCCTGGGCTTTGGGAATTTCCCACAAGTGTTACTTTACCGGATTTCTCTCGGATACATACTTAGACAAATTTCAAACAATTGCTGATTGTGCTGTATTTCCCAGTCTTTACGAACCCTTTGGAATTGTGGCTTTAGAAAGTTTTGCCTCTCGCGTTCCAGTTGTAGTATCCGATACTGGTGGATTTCCCGAAGTAGTACAACATACTAAAACAGGCATTGTCACCCAGGTAAATAATCCTCATTCCCTCGCTTGGGGAATTTTAGAGGTGTTGCAACATCCTGGTTATCGACAATGGTTGATTGATAATGCGTACAGAGATTTAGCGCAACGCTTCAATTGGACAAAATTAGCCCAGCAAACAGAAACAGTTTATCAGCGAGTCGTGCAAGAGCGATCGCAAACTCTCTGGGATGAAAACTGA
- a CDS encoding NifU family protein yields the protein MELTIENVETVLDEMRPYLMSDGGNVELVELDGPIVKLRLQGACGSCPSSAMTLRMGIERRLKEMIPEIAEIEQVI from the coding sequence ATGGAACTGACAATTGAAAACGTCGAAACAGTCTTAGATGAAATGCGCCCTTACTTGATGTCTGATGGCGGTAACGTGGAACTTGTCGAACTTGATGGGCCGATTGTGAAACTGCGGTTACAAGGTGCTTGTGGTTCTTGTCCTAGTTCCGCAATGACCTTGAGAATGGGTATTGAACGTCGCCTGAAGGAAATGATTCCCGAAATCGCCGAAATTGAGCAAGTAATCTAG
- a CDS encoding cyanophycinase, with protein MTKVFQNIAKWLKNVGTLWKKMGASIISRLTAFLKPDFQEDKTLDLRPPLPSPLAGPVHLLGGGGPDVEEAIQWMINQVRGTTNYSTKINVVVLRTYGSDDYNRLIYDMQGVNYVETLIISNRQDANKPEILEKVKNAGVIFFAGGDQCEYIRSWKNTKLETAIKSVYAKGGGIGGTSAGAMIQSDYVYDACASSQEGIETREALEDPYRDITFTYNFFPWSHLTGTIIDTHFDRRKRMGRIMAFIARQIQDGVSKSALGIAISEETSLVVDKYGMAKVMGRGAAYFVLADHPPEECKPQTPLTFYDYKIWRIPRGDTFNLRDLPTKGYYLRSVKRGRFDSDPY; from the coding sequence ATGACAAAGGTATTCCAAAACATAGCAAAGTGGTTAAAGAATGTAGGAACCTTATGGAAGAAGATGGGAGCTTCAATCATATCCCGTCTCACAGCATTCCTTAAACCCGACTTCCAAGAAGACAAAACTTTAGATTTACGACCCCCGTTACCTAGCCCCTTAGCCGGGCCAGTGCATCTTTTAGGTGGCGGCGGCCCCGATGTAGAAGAAGCTATTCAATGGATGATTAATCAAGTTAGGGGAACTACCAACTACTCCACCAAAATTAATGTTGTCGTGCTTCGCACTTATGGTAGTGATGACTACAATCGGTTAATTTATGATATGCAGGGAGTCAACTATGTAGAAACTCTGATTATTAGTAATCGCCAAGATGCCAACAAACCTGAAATTCTAGAGAAAGTCAAAAATGCTGGCGTGATTTTCTTTGCAGGTGGCGACCAATGTGAATATATCCGCAGTTGGAAAAACACCAAGTTAGAAACTGCCATTAAATCAGTTTATGCCAAAGGCGGTGGCATTGGCGGCACCAGTGCCGGTGCAATGATTCAAAGTGATTACGTCTACGATGCTTGTGCTTCTTCGCAAGAAGGTATTGAAACCAGAGAAGCCCTCGAAGATCCTTACCGAGACATTACCTTCACTTATAACTTTTTCCCCTGGAGTCATTTGACGGGAACCATCATCGATACCCATTTTGACAGACGCAAAAGAATGGGTCGAATCATGGCTTTTATAGCCCGTCAAATTCAGGATGGCGTATCAAAAAGCGCTTTAGGGATAGCCATTAGCGAAGAAACATCCCTTGTTGTCGATAAATACGGTATGGCGAAAGTCATGGGAAGAGGAGCAGCATATTTTGTCTTAGCAGACCATCCACCAGAAGAATGCAAACCCCAAACTCCCCTGACATTTTACGACTACAAAATTTGGCGCATTCCCCGTGGCGATACCTTCAACTTAAGGGATCTACCAACCAAAGGTTATTATCTCAGAAGCGTCAAGCGGGGGCGGTTTGATTCAGACCCCTATTAA
- the lepA gene encoding translation elongation factor 4 — protein MTDVPADRIRNFCIIAHIDHGKSTLADRLLQATGTVDERKMKEQFLDNMDLERERGITIKLQAARMNYKAKDGQEYVLNLIDTPGHVDFSYEVSRSLVACEGALLVVDASQGVEAQTLANLYLALENNLEIIPVLNKIDLPGAEPDRVIAEIEEIIGLDCSGAILASAKEGIGINEILEAVVERITPPKDTLDAPLRALIFDSYYDTYRGVIVYFRVMDGTIKKGDRVYLMASEKEYVIDELGVLSPTEMQVEELHAGEVGYFAAAIKAVADARVGDTITLTKAKAVSPLPGYTEAKPMVFCGMFPIDADQFEDLREALGKLELNDAALKYEPETSSAMGFGFRCGFLGLLHMEIVQERLEREYDLDLIITAPSVVYRVVTNAGEELYIDNPSRLPGPNERQKIEEPYVQVEMITPETYVGSLMELSQNRRGVFKDMKYLAQGRTTLTYELPLAEVVTDFFDQMKSRSRGYASMEYHIIGYRENPLVKLDIMINGDPVDSLAMIVHRDKAYNMGRSMAEKLKELIPRHQFKVPIQASIGSKVIASEHIPALRKDVLAKCYGGDISRKKKLLQKQAKGKKRMKSVGTVDVPQEAFMAVLRLDQS, from the coding sequence ATGACTGATGTTCCCGCAGATCGCATTCGCAATTTTTGTATTATTGCTCACATTGACCACGGGAAATCTACCCTCGCTGATCGCTTACTGCAAGCCACTGGCACTGTAGATGAGCGCAAAATGAAGGAACAGTTCCTCGATAACATGGATCTTGAACGGGAGCGCGGCATTACAATTAAGCTGCAAGCTGCCCGGATGAACTACAAGGCCAAGGATGGTCAGGAGTATGTATTAAATTTAATTGATACTCCCGGTCACGTGGATTTTTCTTATGAGGTGTCCCGCAGCCTTGTGGCTTGTGAAGGCGCGCTGTTAGTGGTAGATGCTTCTCAAGGTGTGGAGGCGCAAACTTTAGCCAATTTGTATTTGGCTTTAGAAAATAACCTGGAAATTATTCCGGTTTTAAACAAAATCGATTTGCCTGGGGCAGAACCAGACCGGGTAATTGCCGAAATCGAAGAAATTATTGGTTTAGATTGTAGTGGTGCTATTCTGGCTTCTGCCAAAGAGGGCATTGGCATTAATGAAATCTTAGAAGCAGTTGTCGAGCGGATCACACCACCGAAAGACACTCTAGATGCACCATTACGGGCATTGATTTTTGATAGCTATTACGACACCTACAGGGGAGTAATTGTTTATTTTCGGGTGATGGATGGCACAATCAAAAAAGGCGATCGCGTTTATTTGATGGCATCCGAGAAAGAATACGTCATTGATGAGTTAGGCGTGCTTTCTCCCACAGAAATGCAAGTTGAAGAACTCCACGCTGGGGAAGTCGGATATTTTGCCGCAGCCATTAAAGCTGTAGCCGATGCGCGAGTGGGAGATACCATTACCTTAACGAAAGCTAAAGCTGTATCACCCTTACCGGGTTACACAGAAGCCAAACCAATGGTATTTTGTGGGATGTTCCCCATTGATGCTGACCAGTTTGAAGACTTGCGGGAAGCGTTAGGTAAACTGGAACTCAATGATGCGGCTCTCAAATACGAACCAGAAACTTCTAGCGCGATGGGCTTTGGCTTTCGCTGTGGGTTCTTGGGATTACTGCACATGGAAATTGTCCAGGAACGTTTAGAACGAGAGTACGACCTAGATTTAATTATTACAGCACCTTCAGTAGTTTATCGGGTGGTGACGAACGCGGGTGAAGAACTGTATATAGACAATCCCAGCCGCTTACCGGGTCCCAATGAGCGTCAAAAAATTGAGGAACCTTATGTCCAAGTAGAAATGATTACGCCGGAAACCTACGTTGGTAGTTTGATGGAATTGTCGCAAAATCGGCGCGGCGTTTTCAAAGATATGAAATATCTCGCCCAAGGACGTACCACCCTGACTTATGAATTACCTTTGGCGGAAGTTGTTACCGACTTTTTTGACCAGATGAAGTCGCGATCGCGCGGTTATGCCAGTATGGAATATCATATTATCGGCTACCGTGAGAATCCCTTGGTGAAGCTGGATATTATGATTAATGGCGATCCCGTTGATTCCTTAGCCATGATTGTTCACCGAGATAAAGCCTATAACATGGGACGGTCAATGGCCGAAAAACTCAAAGAACTGATTCCTCGCCATCAATTTAAAGTCCCAATTCAGGCATCAATTGGCAGTAAAGTCATTGCTAGTGAACACATCCCAGCTTTGCGAAAAGACGTACTAGCGAAGTGCTACGGTGGGGACATCAGCCGGAAAAAGAAACTTTTGCAGAAACAAGCCAAAGGTAAAAAGCGGATGAAATCTGTCGGTACGGTCGATGTACCCCAGGAAGCTTTTATGGCTGTGCTGCGCTTAGATCAAAGTTAA
- the tnpB gene encoding IS200/IS605 family element RNA-guided endonuclease TnpB, which produces MQKAFKVTLIPNHNQQVLINKTIGCARFVYNRFLALRKELYSTEQKTLNYQACSQQLTLLKKEIVWLKEVDKFALQNSLKNLETAYKNFFTDLKKAKNKQCFDYAQHKGVGFPKFKKKYGCKQSYKTNLTNGNIQIIENRLKLPKLGWVKFHKSQDITGKLVNVTITRTHGSKYIASILCETEIEKYPQVTQKIRLDLGIKSYLVTSKGEVVDNPKYYRNQKRKLRKAHKKLSRSAKGSNNRVKAKIKLARTYERITNSRDDFLHKLSTRLIKENSIICIEDLRVTNMVKNHKLALSISDASWSKFVAMLEYKALWHDRIVQKVGTFYPSSQTCHHCGFINPLVKDLKLREWSCPHCHNYNSRDENAARNILSEGLKILTAAVGAPDALNACGELVRPEAIQAQIVKAGIA; this is translated from the coding sequence ATGCAAAAAGCGTTTAAAGTTACACTCATCCCTAACCATAACCAGCAAGTCTTAATTAACAAGACCATTGGTTGTGCCAGGTTTGTGTATAATCGCTTTCTGGCATTAAGAAAGGAGTTATATAGCACCGAGCAAAAAACATTGAACTATCAGGCCTGTAGTCAGCAACTTACTTTACTAAAAAAGGAAATTGTCTGGCTCAAGGAAGTAGACAAGTTTGCATTACAGAACTCACTCAAGAACTTAGAAACAGCATATAAAAACTTCTTTACTGACCTCAAGAAAGCCAAAAATAAACAATGTTTCGACTACGCTCAACATAAAGGTGTAGGCTTTCCTAAATTCAAAAAGAAGTATGGGTGCAAACAGTCCTATAAAACTAACCTTACCAATGGCAACATTCAGATAATAGAAAATCGTTTAAAGCTCCCTAAACTAGGATGGGTAAAGTTTCACAAATCCCAAGATATCACTGGTAAGCTTGTAAACGTTACCATAACTCGTACTCATGGCAGTAAGTACATTGCTAGTATTTTGTGTGAAACAGAGATAGAGAAATATCCACAAGTTACTCAAAAGATTAGATTAGATTTAGGAATCAAATCTTATTTGGTTACTAGCAAGGGTGAAGTTGTAGATAATCCCAAATATTACCGAAATCAAAAAAGGAAGTTACGCAAAGCACATAAAAAACTATCTCGTAGTGCAAAGGGTAGTAACAATAGAGTTAAAGCGAAAATCAAGCTGGCTCGAACCTACGAACGCATTACCAATTCCAGAGATGACTTTCTACACAAACTCTCAACTCGTTTAATCAAAGAAAACAGCATTATCTGTATAGAAGATTTGCGAGTTACCAATATGGTGAAGAATCACAAGTTAGCATTGAGCATTTCAGATGCTAGTTGGTCTAAGTTTGTTGCCATGCTGGAATATAAAGCCTTATGGCACGATAGAATTGTTCAGAAAGTTGGCACATTTTACCCCTCGTCTCAAACTTGTCATCATTGTGGTTTTATCAATCCACTAGTCAAGGATTTAAAGTTGCGTGAATGGTCTTGTCCTCATTGTCATAATTACAATTCCAGAGATGAGAATGCGGCTAGGAACATATTAAGTGAAGGATTGAAAATACTAACAGCAGCCGTCGGTGCGCCGGATGCTTTAAACGCCTGTGGAGAACTTGTAAGACCCGAAGCAATTCAGGCACAGATCGTTAAAGCAGGAATCGCGTGA